From Sus scrofa isolate TJ Tabasco breed Duroc chromosome 18, Sscrofa11.1, whole genome shotgun sequence, a single genomic window includes:
- the KBTBD2 gene encoding kelch repeat and BTB domain-containing protein 2 yields the protein MSTQDEKQINTEYAVSLLEQLKLFYEQQLFTDIVLIVEGTEFPCHKMVLATCSSYFRAMFMSGLSESKQTHVHLRNVDAATLQIIITYAYTGNLAVSDGTVEQLYETACFLQVEDVLQRCREYLIKKINAENCVRLLSFADLFSCEELKQSAKRMVEHKFTAVYHQEAFMQLSHDLLIDILSSDNLNVEKEETVREAAMLWLEYNTESRSQYLSSVLSQIRIDALSEVTQRAWFQGLPPNDKSVVVQGLYKSMPKFFKPRLGMTKEEMMIFIEASSENPCSLYSSVCYSPQAEKVYKLCSPPADLHKVGTVVTPDNDIYIAGGQVPLKNTKTNHSKTSKLQTAFRTVNCFYWFDAQQNTWFPKTPMLFVRIKPSLVCCEGYIYAIGGDSVGGELNRRTVERYDTEKDEWTMVSPLPCAWQWSAAVVVHDCIYVMTLNLMYCYFPRSDSWVEMAMRQTSRSFASAAAFGDKIFYIGGLHIATNSGIRLPSGTVDGSSVTVEIYDVNKNEWKMAANIPAKRYSDPCVRAVVISNSLCVFMRETHLNERAKYVTYQYDLELDQWSLRQHISERVLWDLGRDFRCTVGKLYPSCLEESPWKPPTYLFSPDGTEEFELDGEMVALPPV from the exons GGCCATGTTCATGAGTGGACTAAGTGAAAGCAAGCAGACACACGTACACCTGAGGAATGTGGATGCGGCCACCTTACAGATAATAATAACGTATGCGTACACGGGTAACTTGGCAGTAAGTGACGGCACTGTAGAACAGCTCTATGAAACAGCTTGCTTCCTACAG gTAGAAGATGTGTTACAACGTTGTCgagaatatttaattaaaaaaattaatgcagaGAATTGTGTGCGATTGTTGAGTTTTGCTGATCTGTTCAGTTGTGAGGAATTAAAACAAAGTGCTAAAAGGATGGTGGAACACAAGTTCACTGCTGTGTATCACCAGGAAGCTTTCATGCAGCTGTCACATGATTTACTGATAGACATTCTCAGTAGTGACAATTTAAATGTGGAAAAGGAGGAGACCGTTCGCGAAGCTGCTATGCTGTGGCTAGAGTACAACACGGAATCACGATCCCAGTATTTGTCTTCAGTTCTTAGCCAAATCAGAATTGATGCACTTTCAGAAGTAACGCAGAGAGCTTGGTTTCAAGGCCTGCCACCCAATGACAAGTCTGTAGTTGTTCAAGGTCTGTATAAGTCCATGCCCAAGTTTTTCAAACCACGACTCGGAATGACTAAAGAGGAGATGATGATTTTCATTGAAGCATCTTCAGAAAATCCTTGTAGTCTTTACTCTTCTGTCTGTTACAGCCCTCAAGCAGAAAAAGTTTACAAGCTCTGCAGCCCACCAGCTGATTTACATAAGGTTGGGACCGTTGTAACACCTGATAATGACATCTATATAGCAGGTGGTCAAGTTcctctgaaaaacacaaaaacaaatcacAGTAAAACAAGCAAACTTCAGActgccttcagaactgtgaatTGCTTTTATTGGTTTGATGCACAGCAAAATACCTGGTTTCCAAAGACCCCAATGCTTTTTGTCCGCATAAAGCCATCTTTGGTTTGCTGCGAAGGCTATATCTATGCAATTGGAGGCGACAGCGTGGGTGGAGAACTTAACCGGAGGACTGTAGAAAGATACGACACGGAGAAGGATGAGTGGACAATGGTGAGCCCTTTGCCTTGTGCTTGGCAGTGGAGTGCAGCAGTTGTGGTTCATGACTGCATTTATGTGATGACACTGAACCTCATGTACTGTTACTTTCCAAGGTCTGATTCATGGGTAGAAATGGCCATGAGACAGACCAGCAGGTCTtttgcttcagctgcagcttttGGTGATAAAATTTTCTATATTGGAGGGTTGCACATTGCTACCAATTCTGGCATAAGACTCCCCTCTGGTACTGTAGATGGGTCTTCAGTAACTGTGGAAATTTATGATGTGAATAAAAATGAGTGGAAAATGGCAGCCAACATCCCTGCTAAGAGGTACTCAGACCCTTGTGTTAGAGCTGTTGTGATCTCaaattctctctgtgtgtttatGCGAGAAACCCACTTAAATGAGAGAGCTAAGTACGTCACTTACCAGTATGATCTGGAACTTGACCAGTGGTCACTGCGGCAGCACATATCTGAACGTGTACTGTGGGACTTAGGGAGAGATTTTCGATGCACTGTGGGGAAACTTTATCCATCCTGCCTTGAAGAATCTCCATGGAAACCACCAACTTACCTTTTTTCACCCGATGGAACAGAGGAGTTTGAACTGGATGGAGAAATGGTTGCACTGCCGCCTGTATAG